The Dehalococcoidales bacterium genome includes a window with the following:
- a CDS encoding methylglyoxal synthase, whose product MKKGIIAMVAHDAKKEVMVELVNSHKDELAKFDLVATKTTGQLITYNTGMPVTLLQSGPMGGDQQVGAMVAEDKLEAVIFLRDPLFAQPHEPDISALMRVCDVHNTLLATNVATAEAVLNLLFEKAEL is encoded by the coding sequence GTGAAGAAGGGTATTATTGCAATGGTTGCTCATGATGCCAAAAAAGAAGTTATGGTGGAGTTGGTTAACAGCCACAAAGATGAATTGGCAAAGTTTGATCTTGTTGCCACTAAAACTACCGGACAGCTGATTACGTATAATACCGGTATGCCGGTAACTTTATTGCAAAGCGGGCCGATGGGGGGAGACCAGCAAGTGGGGGCGATGGTTGCGGAAGATAAGCTTGAAGCGGTCATATTCTTGCGCGATCCCCTTTTTGCACAACCGCACGAGCCTGATATCTCCGCATTAATGCGCGTTTGCGATGTTCACAATACGCTGCTTGCAACCAACGTAGCAACCGCCGAAGCCGTTTTAAACCTGCTTTTTGAAAAAGCCGAGCTTTAG